A portion of the Sphingobacterium spiritivorum genome contains these proteins:
- a CDS encoding mannitol dehydrogenase family protein, with protein MKVHTYNYDRNTIQSGILHIGVGNFHRAHQAFYTDQLLGDEDQRQWGICGACLLPADEKLVRNLRSQQLDYTLTVCGRDSEHEIYRIGSLSELFWAGEDQQELLQKIADSAIRIITLTITEGGYNLDKVTNEFMLDDERIKYDLNHPTNPSTVFGFIAEGLRQRKVKGNGGVTILSCDNLQHNGNTARRAFSTFIAAQDPELAEWMETNVTFPNSMVDRITPATTQEDIERLNSKSGIDDKAPVYCEDFIQWVIEDNFIAGRPAWERVGVEFTDDVSTYENMKLSLLNASHTLLSYPSFLIGYRKVDEAMQDKEIVKFVRDFMDTDITPHVPAPIGIDLKEYKQTLLERFANPAVSDQISRLCFDGISKFPVYIMPNLIKMIKGEQKLSRVAFLIASYRHYLKYQTDDNQQPFEIAEPWLTAEDRERTDSADPVDFLRISAFRSTDLTTVSSFVNLYSGFTDSILKKGVKAVLQSILD; from the coding sequence ATGAAGGTACATACATATAATTATGACCGTAATACGATACAGTCAGGAATTCTGCATATTGGAGTGGGCAACTTTCACCGGGCTCATCAGGCATTCTATACCGATCAGCTACTTGGTGACGAAGATCAACGTCAATGGGGAATCTGCGGAGCTTGTCTGCTTCCGGCAGATGAGAAACTCGTCAGAAACCTGCGGTCACAACAGTTGGATTACACCCTTACAGTTTGCGGGAGAGACAGCGAACATGAAATCTACAGGATAGGTTCTCTTTCTGAATTATTTTGGGCAGGAGAAGATCAGCAGGAGCTTCTGCAAAAAATTGCGGATAGTGCCATCCGGATCATCACGCTTACGATTACGGAAGGTGGTTATAACCTGGATAAAGTCACAAATGAATTTATGCTGGACGATGAAAGAATAAAATATGATCTGAATCATCCGACCAATCCGTCCACCGTTTTTGGTTTTATAGCAGAAGGTCTCCGTCAACGTAAAGTAAAAGGTAACGGAGGTGTAACGATTCTTTCCTGTGATAATCTGCAGCACAATGGCAATACAGCCAGGCGTGCATTTAGTACTTTCATTGCAGCTCAGGATCCCGAACTCGCAGAATGGATGGAAACAAATGTCACTTTCCCCAATAGTATGGTAGACCGTATCACACCGGCGACAACACAAGAGGATATAGAGCGCCTGAATAGCAAAAGCGGTATTGATGATAAAGCACCTGTTTACTGCGAAGATTTTATCCAATGGGTAATTGAAGATAATTTCATTGCCGGAAGACCAGCCTGGGAGCGTGTCGGCGTAGAGTTTACGGATGATGTAAGCACCTATGAAAACATGAAACTCAGCTTACTGAATGCTTCTCACACCTTGCTCTCCTACCCTTCTTTTCTGATCGGATACCGCAAAGTGGATGAAGCCATGCAGGATAAAGAAATTGTGAAATTTGTCCGTGATTTTATGGATACAGATATCACACCTCATGTACCGGCACCGATTGGAATTGATCTGAAAGAATATAAACAAACACTGCTGGAAAGATTTGCTAATCCGGCAGTGAGTGATCAGATCAGCAGACTATGTTTTGATGGCATCTCCAAATTTCCGGTATACATCATGCCTAATCTTATTAAAATGATCAAAGGTGAGCAGAAACTGAGTCGTGTTGCCTTTTTAATCGCCTCTTACAGGCATTACCTCAAATATCAGACGGATGACAACCAACAGCCATTTGAAATAGCTGAGCCTTGGCTTACTGCTGAAGATCGCGAGCGAACAGACAGTGCTGATCCGGTTGATTTTCTCCGGATATCTGCTTTTCGCAGCACGGATCTGACTACAGTATCTTCTTTTGTGAATCTCTATTCCGGATTTACTGATAGTATCCTGAAAAAAGGTGTGAAAGCCGTATTACAATCAATTTTGGACTAA
- a CDS encoding YhcG family protein, whose product MATHHSVITDIKAIISHAKDSAIRAVDHQRTLMYWNIGQRIFEEEQEGKERADYGKYLTEYIAQELEPEFGSGFSKRQIELFRQFYRVFPIANTLYSQLSWSQYKLVIRLDNADQREFYIAETIKNNWTVRQLERQIYSNLYERLLMSNDKESVLAVAKKEKLPSDASQIIKDPMILEFLGLKRENAYYERDLETAILTHLQEFLLELGNGFSFVARQKRIHIEGDEFFLDLVFYNRLLQCFVIVEIKTTKLTHQDIGQLQMYVNYYDRIEKLDHENPTIGILLCANKNDAVVKFTLPDGQKQIIASQYNLYLPTAKQLLDEMNKELESFKEKAEGD is encoded by the coding sequence ATGGCAACACATCACTCCGTAATAACTGATATTAAAGCAATTATATCTCATGCAAAAGATAGTGCAATACGTGCTGTTGATCATCAGCGTACGCTGATGTACTGGAATATCGGACAACGTATTTTTGAAGAAGAACAGGAAGGTAAAGAGCGGGCGGACTACGGCAAATATCTTACTGAGTATATAGCACAGGAACTTGAACCAGAATTCGGGAGTGGATTTTCGAAAAGACAGATTGAGTTGTTCCGGCAATTTTACAGAGTTTTTCCAATTGCGAATACACTGTATTCGCAATTAAGCTGGAGTCAGTATAAGTTAGTTATCCGATTGGATAATGCGGATCAACGGGAGTTTTATATTGCCGAAACTATAAAAAATAACTGGACTGTCCGTCAGTTAGAGCGGCAGATATACAGTAATCTATATGAGCGACTGTTGATGAGCAATGACAAGGAGAGTGTGCTGGCAGTCGCTAAAAAAGAAAAACTCCCTTCTGACGCAAGTCAGATTATAAAAGACCCTATGATTCTGGAATTTCTGGGTCTGAAGAGAGAGAATGCCTATTATGAAAGAGATCTTGAAACAGCCATTCTCACGCATTTACAGGAGTTTTTACTGGAGCTGGGAAATGGTTTTTCATTTGTGGCGAGGCAAAAGCGTATACACATCGAAGGGGATGAATTTTTCCTGGACCTTGTCTTTTACAACAGGCTTTTGCAGTGTTTTGTAATTGTCGAGATTAAAACAACCAAACTTACTCATCAGGATATAGGTCAGTTACAGATGTATGTAAATTACTATGATCGAATTGAAAAACTTGACCACGAAAACCCTACAATAGGTATACTCTTATGTGCCAATAAAAATGACGCCGTTGTCAAATTTACTTTACCTGATGGACAAAAGCAGATTATAGCCAGTCAGTATAATCTTTATTTGCCTACCGCTAAGCAATTGCTGGACGAAATGAACAAAGAATTGGAGAGTTTTAAAGAGAAAGCGGAAGGTGATTAA
- a CDS encoding threonine aldolase family protein, whose amino-acid sequence MRIDLRSDTVTLPTAGMREAMENAALGDDVYGEDPSVNQLEKKVAAMFGMEAALFCPTGTMTNQLAIRVHTQPGDEVICDKLSHIYLYEGGGIALNAFASVRPLDGDRGRITAEMVEDAVNNPNDVHQPITSLVSLENTVNKGGGSIYDFEEIKRIKEVCVRKGLILHLDGARLFNALVETDQQPEDYGQVFDSISICLSKGLGCPVGSLLIGTSTVIARAKRFRKVMGGGWRQAGGLAAAGSYALDHHIALLKEDHRRAKEIGRILSQNSYVKNVYPVETNIVLAELSEVMESVDFVAKLKDLDVHCVSFGKYLVRFVTHLDFTDQHLELLEEKLKF is encoded by the coding sequence ATGAGAATAGATTTAAGAAGTGATACCGTTACTTTGCCTACCGCAGGTATGAGGGAAGCAATGGAAAATGCTGCACTCGGAGACGATGTGTACGGTGAAGATCCCAGTGTGAACCAACTGGAGAAAAAAGTTGCAGCAATGTTTGGAATGGAAGCCGCACTATTCTGTCCGACAGGTACTATGACGAACCAACTTGCCATACGGGTACATACACAACCCGGAGATGAAGTCATCTGTGATAAGTTATCACACATCTATCTGTATGAGGGTGGAGGTATAGCACTGAATGCCTTTGCTTCGGTCAGACCATTAGATGGTGACCGTGGCAGGATCACGGCAGAGATGGTTGAAGATGCAGTCAATAACCCAAACGATGTCCATCAGCCGATAACGAGTCTGGTATCCTTAGAAAACACCGTTAATAAAGGTGGAGGAAGTATTTACGATTTTGAGGAAATAAAAAGAATAAAAGAAGTCTGTGTCCGCAAGGGACTTATCTTACATCTGGACGGAGCCCGGTTGTTTAATGCATTGGTGGAAACAGATCAACAACCTGAAGATTACGGACAAGTGTTTGACAGTATATCCATCTGTTTATCCAAAGGTCTTGGTTGCCCTGTAGGCTCATTGTTAATAGGTACCTCTACTGTGATTGCAAGAGCCAAACGTTTCCGAAAAGTAATGGGTGGCGGATGGAGACAGGCCGGAGGACTCGCTGCAGCAGGAAGTTATGCGTTAGATCATCACATTGCTCTGCTTAAAGAAGATCACCGCAGAGCGAAAGAAATTGGCCGTATCCTCTCTCAGAATTCATACGTTAAGAATGTATATCCTGTAGAAACAAATATTGTGCTGGCTGAATTATCTGAAGTAATGGAATCGGTGGATTTTGTTGCGAAACTAAAAGATCTCGATGTACACTGTGTATCGTTCGGTAAATATCTGGTCAGATTTGTCACACATCTGGATTTCACAGACCAGCATCTGGAATTACTGGAAGAGAAATTGAAATTCTGA
- a CDS encoding carbohydrate kinase family protein — protein sequence MMDNKIKIACFGEVLWDIFPGGQRRIGGAPFNVAYHLYKMGVDVTMISSIGEDNLGKEIIQQLNDWNMHTDGIQVSDIHPTSTVIASLDENNEAHYEIVQGVAWDFISSRATDKELLAQTDAFVFGTLAAREQQSRNTLFELLEASKYNVFDINLRPPYYDVRLIKELLHKTQLAKFNKAELRMMLDFLGKTYEDEKDSINYLQDIFGMNEIIVSKGSKGALYASKGDFYLYPTVAVEVQDTVGSGDSFLAGFLSKRLEYGASPHEIMHQAVSLGAFITSHEGACPKYAFEKYQQFRDSHQVTAIPL from the coding sequence ATGATGGATAATAAAATAAAAATAGCCTGCTTTGGAGAGGTTTTATGGGATATTTTCCCTGGAGGTCAGCGAAGAATCGGAGGAGCACCTTTTAATGTGGCTTATCATCTCTATAAAATGGGGGTTGACGTAACGATGATCAGCAGTATCGGAGAAGATAATCTGGGTAAAGAAATTATACAGCAACTCAACGATTGGAATATGCATACAGATGGTATTCAGGTCAGCGATATCCATCCTACGAGTACAGTAATTGCTTCATTAGATGAAAATAATGAGGCGCATTATGAGATTGTACAGGGCGTTGCATGGGATTTTATCAGCAGCAGAGCCACAGACAAAGAATTACTTGCTCAGACAGATGCATTCGTTTTTGGTACTCTTGCTGCCCGCGAACAACAATCCAGAAATACGTTATTCGAATTACTGGAAGCAAGTAAATATAATGTATTTGACATCAATCTGAGACCTCCCTATTACGATGTAAGACTCATTAAAGAATTATTACATAAAACACAGTTAGCCAAATTCAACAAAGCAGAACTCCGTATGATGCTGGATTTTCTGGGCAAAACTTACGAAGATGAGAAAGATAGCATCAATTATCTTCAGGATATATTCGGTATGAATGAAATTATTGTCTCTAAAGGCAGTAAAGGGGCATTATATGCTTCTAAAGGTGATTTTTATTTGTACCCGACAGTAGCAGTGGAAGTCCAAGACACCGTAGGTAGCGGAGATTCATTTTTAGCAGGTTTCTTATCCAAAAGACTGGAATATGGAGCTTCTCCCCATGAAATCATGCATCAGGCCGTATCATTAGGTGCATTTATTACCTCACATGAAGGAGCTTGTCCTAAATACGCTTTTGAAAAATATCAGCAATTCAGAGATAGTCATCAGGTAACAGCTATTCCGTTGTAG
- a CDS encoding chloride channel protein, translating into MRTKIVLYNSLKLIVASLFVGLASALLADSLKHLTETYQHKIFQKTGQISPFLYIILPSIGITIIYFLRKYAFKKRQNKGIKEIYTTLETRKDHLPLFKIPSHYFNGFLTVIFGGSTGIEVSTVVATATVGNAIHKKSKVAFAYKNELICAGVAAGVATLFGSPVAGWLFAMEVIARKVSRSILISCTSSVLIASLFIYLIDNKRLLPYTVETWNWAALPYIIGVGILGAILALYFTKIVIHAKKLFGGIRNNFLRVNLGAVTVGILIFFLPYLYGDSYHGLHEIIKMGTQQSFTIPFGITVLLLVILKPLAASLTLGAGGDGGVFAPSIVAGAFLGVLVAQLCNTYLGTELIVLNFALFGAAATLSAAIHAPLTALFLICSIVPGGYLLFIPMAVTSFTAKYLAKWCYPFNVYTYKETKLAGTALNK; encoded by the coding sequence ATGAGAACAAAAATTGTATTGTATAACTCCCTCAAACTTATTGTTGCATCTCTGTTTGTTGGTCTTGCCAGCGCTCTTTTGGCTGATTCCTTAAAACATCTGACGGAAACTTACCAGCATAAAATATTTCAAAAAACGGGACAGATCTCTCCTTTCCTGTATATTATACTACCCTCAATCGGCATAACAATTATCTATTTTCTGCGAAAATATGCGTTCAAAAAAAGGCAGAATAAGGGTATAAAAGAAATCTACACAACATTAGAGACACGCAAAGATCATCTTCCTCTGTTCAAGATCCCTTCTCATTACTTTAATGGCTTCCTTACGGTTATATTCGGCGGTTCTACCGGAATCGAAGTATCTACAGTGGTGGCGACAGCCACAGTTGGAAATGCAATTCATAAAAAAAGTAAAGTAGCATTTGCCTATAAAAATGAACTGATCTGTGCAGGAGTAGCCGCTGGAGTAGCCACCTTATTCGGCAGTCCGGTTGCCGGCTGGCTGTTTGCAATGGAAGTAATCGCACGCAAAGTTAGCAGATCCATTTTAATCAGTTGCACAAGTTCAGTGTTGATCGCAAGTCTGTTTATCTATCTGATTGACAATAAACGACTGCTCCCCTATACCGTAGAGACCTGGAATTGGGCAGCTCTGCCTTATATTATCGGAGTCGGAATCTTAGGCGCAATACTCGCACTCTATTTTACAAAGATTGTCATACATGCAAAGAAGCTGTTCGGAGGTATCCGTAACAATTTTTTAAGGGTAAATCTGGGTGCTGTCACAGTCGGCATTCTGATTTTCTTTCTTCCTTATTTATATGGAGACAGCTACCATGGTCTTCATGAGATTATTAAAATGGGTACACAGCAATCATTCACAATTCCGTTCGGAATCACAGTGCTGCTTTTAGTTATTCTAAAACCTCTTGCCGCCTCTCTCACATTAGGTGCAGGTGGGGACGGTGGAGTATTTGCGCCAAGCATAGTCGCAGGAGCTTTTTTAGGTGTCCTCGTTGCGCAATTGTGCAATACCTATCTGGGAACCGAACTTATTGTGTTGAATTTTGCACTTTTCGGAGCAGCAGCTACTTTATCAGCGGCTATTCATGCTCCGCTGACAGCTCTGTTTTTAATCTGCAGCATTGTCCCCGGAGGCTATTTACTCTTCATTCCAATGGCGGTCACAAGCTTTACAGCTAAGTACCTTGCCAAATGGTGCTATCCATTCAATGTATATACGTATAAGGAAACAAAATTAGCAGGAACAGCTCTTAATAAATAG
- a CDS encoding FecR family protein — MHIPKEVQDAIQKVNSGISTPADRTIITDWYTSFDDSSAVVDAATDEEEIKNRILKEITRRKDKKPLRRIVYFRITAAASALLVMGYLAFRLYPDQPADLSIQAGVHLNYTDGEQQQINSTMEAFLDSNAFDNLTAYQKNRSEQLLTLSTAKGQLYKFVLNDGTKIWLNAGSKLTIMPAFNEQTRTVKLVGEAYFEVAKNEKVPFEVISDNQTIRVLGTKFNVKAYHDEANVTHLYEGKIALNTPVQSEIVLPGQAVINELGRLESKQEDQSISKEWTSSIFSFSNQNMTDILTNLSRFYNVQLDYQSPVPEKLYTGKIQRNSSLSDVLDMLSAVSGGSFKIKDRTVSIEFKNSK; from the coding sequence ATGCACATTCCTAAAGAAGTACAAGACGCTATACAAAAAGTTAATTCGGGAATTTCCACACCTGCAGATCGTACTATTATCACCGACTGGTATACTAGTTTTGACGATTCAAGTGCTGTAGTAGATGCTGCGACAGACGAAGAAGAAATAAAAAACCGGATTCTGAAAGAGATAACCAGACGTAAGGACAAGAAGCCATTACGCCGGATTGTGTATTTCAGAATAACCGCCGCAGCAAGTGCCCTTCTTGTTATGGGATACCTTGCATTTCGTCTCTACCCTGACCAGCCTGCAGATCTGAGTATTCAGGCCGGAGTACATCTCAATTACACCGATGGAGAACAGCAACAGATTAATTCAACGATGGAAGCCTTTTTAGACTCCAATGCTTTCGATAACCTGACTGCTTATCAGAAAAACCGAAGTGAACAGCTGCTGACACTATCCACAGCAAAGGGACAACTCTATAAATTCGTACTGAATGACGGAACAAAAATATGGCTGAATGCTGGATCTAAACTAACTATTATGCCGGCATTCAATGAACAAACCCGAACGGTCAAACTGGTTGGAGAAGCCTATTTTGAAGTTGCCAAAAATGAAAAAGTTCCTTTTGAAGTAATTTCAGACAATCAGACAATACGTGTTCTGGGCACTAAATTTAACGTCAAAGCCTATCATGACGAAGCCAATGTAACTCATCTGTATGAAGGTAAGATTGCCTTAAATACTCCTGTACAATCTGAAATTGTTCTTCCCGGACAAGCGGTCATCAACGAGCTTGGCAGACTGGAATCCAAACAGGAAGATCAAAGCATTAGCAAAGAATGGACTTCATCTATCTTTTCTTTTTCCAATCAGAATATGACAGACATACTTACCAATCTCTCCCGGTTTTATAATGTACAGCTTGATTACCAAAGCCCTGTACCGGAAAAATTATATACCGGAAAAATACAGCGAAATTCTTCTCTGTCTGATGTACTGGATATGTTAAGTGCAGTATCAGGGGGCAGTTTCAAAATCAAAGACCGCACCGTTAGCATCGAATTTAAAAACTCAAAATAA
- a CDS encoding MarR family winged helix-turn-helix transcriptional regulator: MNIIDSLGILALSTRLQRLSEQLRKEGTLLYKEFDIDFEPKWFPVMYTLFHKGTLSVVEIASEIGYTHPSTINLLKELEAQKLIRSKKDKIDERKRLLQLTAKGSTLIAEMKPVWDLMTTVLTEITNNQNNLLQAIQETEQRIAEQSFMQRAMVLKNKSNTTL, encoded by the coding sequence ATGAACATAATAGATAGTCTGGGAATACTGGCTTTATCAACTCGTTTACAACGTCTGAGTGAACAATTACGCAAAGAAGGAACATTATTATATAAAGAATTTGATATTGATTTTGAACCGAAATGGTTCCCGGTCATGTATACCTTATTTCACAAAGGTACCTTAAGTGTGGTAGAGATCGCCAGTGAAATCGGTTACACCCACCCTTCTACTATTAATCTGCTGAAAGAGCTGGAGGCTCAAAAACTGATTCGATCTAAAAAAGACAAAATCGATGAACGCAAGCGTCTATTGCAACTCACAGCTAAAGGTTCTACATTAATTGCAGAAATGAAACCAGTATGGGACCTCATGACTACCGTGCTGACAGAAATAACCAATAATCAAAATAATTTGCTTCAGGCTATACAGGAAACCGAGCAACGAATAGCAGAGCAAAGTTTTATGCAACGCGCTATGGTGCTCAAGAACAAATCAAATACAACATTATGA
- a CDS encoding LacI family DNA-binding transcriptional regulator yields the protein MKRITIKDLSKYLSLSTSTISRALVNDKNIHPETKQKVLEMAEKMGYKPNPTALNLKYGQSKSIGFLVPEMTTPFSAKVLQGIQSVLYPLGYRIIIMQSDENPEIELKNLLMLEEFNVDGIIINLCHETYNMDLYQQIINRGTALVFFDRIPAKSLKASRVMVNDHIKASLMVEHLIDTGRKRIVHIKGPSSIRNATERALGYERILTKHGIFDPELLVKTDGATFEHGRNVAKQLLIKNIKFDGIFAFTDTLAIGAMNYLLEQGISIPGQVAIASFSGTELATIVHPQLSSVEQPLTKMGEAAARLLLDKIKDNSSECQTMVMDAELIYRASTLG from the coding sequence ATGAAGCGTATCACCATTAAAGATCTTTCCAAATACTTGTCTTTGTCCACCTCTACTATATCCAGAGCATTGGTGAATGATAAAAATATCCATCCCGAAACCAAACAAAAGGTATTGGAGATGGCTGAAAAGATGGGCTATAAACCGAATCCTACTGCGCTGAATCTGAAGTATGGGCAATCCAAGAGTATTGGTTTTCTTGTTCCGGAGATGACTACGCCTTTTTCAGCAAAGGTGTTACAGGGTATTCAAAGTGTTCTGTATCCTCTGGGATATAGAATTATTATCATGCAGTCTGATGAAAACCCGGAGATAGAACTCAAAAATCTGTTGATGCTGGAAGAATTCAATGTGGATGGTATCATTATCAATCTTTGCCATGAAACGTATAATATGGATCTTTATCAGCAGATTATAAATAGAGGAACAGCTCTTGTCTTTTTTGACAGAATACCTGCCAAATCATTGAAGGCCTCCAGAGTAATGGTCAACGATCATATCAAGGCTTCCCTTATGGTCGAACATCTTATTGATACCGGACGTAAAAGAATCGTACATATCAAAGGACCTTCTTCCATTCGGAATGCCACAGAAAGAGCATTGGGTTATGAACGCATATTAACCAAACATGGTATTTTTGATCCCGAATTATTAGTCAAGACAGATGGAGCAACATTTGAACACGGCAGGAACGTGGCAAAGCAACTTCTGATTAAAAACATTAAATTTGATGGTATTTTCGCTTTTACAGATACACTGGCTATCGGGGCAATGAATTACCTCCTGGAGCAGGGTATAAGTATTCCCGGGCAGGTTGCTATTGCCAGCTTTTCAGGAACAGAACTGGCGACCATTGTACATCCGCAATTGAGTAGTGTGGAACAGCCGCTGACAAAAATGGGAGAGGCAGCAGCCCGTTTGCTGTTGGATAAGATCAAAGATAATTCAAGTGAATGCCAAACTATGGTGATGGATGCGGAATTGATCTACAGGGCATCTACATTGGGATAG
- a CDS encoding RNA polymerase sigma factor, whose protein sequence is MKAYESIPDSELLLYLAEKDHTAFTELYTRHWKVVYAICLNRIKEPAIAEDLVQDIFLSLWTHTQPQNIRNLEAYLFQATKFSIIKHINKSQKHLYTNEYGLFDQLEDYNLDEVLHYKWVKELIFQEVEKLPLKTQLIFRYSRQDHLNSKEIADKLDISPRTVENQISKVLKILRKVVKTIIFFAFFSI, encoded by the coding sequence ATGAAGGCTTACGAATCTATTCCAGATTCCGAATTATTACTATATCTCGCAGAAAAAGACCATACTGCATTTACCGAATTATACACAAGGCACTGGAAGGTTGTTTATGCAATATGTCTAAACCGTATTAAAGAACCTGCCATTGCAGAAGATTTGGTTCAGGATATTTTTTTATCCCTCTGGACGCATACACAACCCCAGAATATACGCAACCTTGAGGCCTATTTATTCCAGGCAACCAAATTTTCCATCATAAAGCATATCAACAAAAGTCAGAAGCATCTTTACACAAACGAATATGGATTATTCGATCAGTTAGAAGATTATAATCTGGATGAAGTTTTACATTACAAGTGGGTAAAAGAATTAATTTTTCAGGAAGTAGAAAAATTACCATTAAAAACGCAGCTTATCTTCAGATACAGCAGACAGGATCATCTGAACAGTAAAGAAATCGCTGACAAATTAGATATCTCCCCCCGTACTGTTGAAAATCAAATCAGCAAAGTGCTCAAAATATTACGAAAAGTTGTAAAAACAATTATTTTTTTTGCATTTTTTTCAATTTAA
- a CDS encoding MFS transporter codes for METKLRNSILPFAIVTFIYFIVGFLTTVNEQLQAPLKFTFLAEAGSLKNTFTTLISFFFFLGYLLNGTLASKWVNATGYKNTLLRGLVFMISGLLMYLCSSWFGYQYPHLALHFADAALPYGFIIFIIGSYLMGTSAAVIQVVVNPYVASYELPGTQAVQRLNITTAINSIGTTSAPFFVTVVMFSGISIANIEIKQLLMPILALIGCVIVVTLVTRKLHLPDIENTRAASGEKLERSIWSFRHFALGVMAIFFYVGTEVAIGANINLHAFELMESGQPMSFFGKTDIIIGGVDLGIHALLSTLYWGGFLVGRAISSFFTNISAKTQLTVTTILATLLAIIAMITQNLWFLVAIGLLHSTMWSCIFSLSIKGLNKYTSKASGVFISAVFGGAVFTLIQGGLADMLGSWRWTWSITVICELLMLSYALFGSRIRPKDIIN; via the coding sequence ATGGAAACAAAACTTCGTAATAGCATACTGCCTTTTGCAATTGTAACCTTTATATATTTTATAGTCGGTTTTCTGACTACGGTAAATGAGCAATTACAAGCTCCCTTGAAATTTACCTTTCTGGCGGAAGCAGGTAGTCTGAAAAACACCTTCACAACTTTAATTTCATTCTTCTTCTTTTTAGGATATCTGCTCAACGGTACCCTGGCCAGTAAATGGGTAAATGCCACAGGTTACAAAAACACATTACTGCGCGGACTGGTATTTATGATTTCAGGGCTGCTGATGTATTTATGCTCTTCCTGGTTCGGTTATCAGTATCCTCATCTTGCCTTGCATTTTGCTGACGCAGCATTGCCTTATGGTTTTATAATATTTATTATAGGCTCCTATCTGATGGGAACTTCTGCCGCAGTTATTCAGGTCGTTGTGAATCCTTATGTCGCTTCTTATGAACTGCCGGGGACACAGGCTGTGCAACGATTGAATATTACAACAGCAATCAATTCGATCGGAACGACCTCAGCTCCATTTTTTGTAACTGTAGTCATGTTTAGCGGAATATCAATCGCCAACATCGAGATAAAACAATTGCTGATGCCCATACTGGCTTTGATAGGCTGTGTGATAGTTGTTACACTTGTCACCCGTAAACTGCACCTTCCGGATATTGAGAATACACGAGCAGCATCCGGTGAAAAACTGGAGAGAAGTATCTGGTCCTTCCGGCACTTTGCCTTAGGTGTCATGGCTATCTTTTTTTATGTGGGGACAGAAGTCGCCATTGGAGCAAATATCAATTTACATGCATTTGAACTTATGGAATCCGGACAGCCGATGAGTTTTTTTGGTAAGACAGATATTATTATCGGAGGGGTTGATCTGGGAATACATGCGTTGCTCTCCACATTATACTGGGGCGGATTTCTGGTCGGAAGAGCAATTTCCAGTTTTTTTACCAATATATCAGCAAAAACACAATTAACAGTCACGACAATATTAGCTACCCTACTTGCCATTATTGCTATGATCACACAAAATCTGTGGTTTTTGGTTGCTATCGGACTGCTGCATTCTACTATGTGGAGCTGTATTTTTTCATTGTCCATAAAAGGACTTAACAAATATACTTCCAAAGCTTCCGGTGTATTTATCTCAGCCGTATTTGGCGGAGCTGTCTTTACTCTTATTCAGGGAGGACTGGCTGATATGCTCGGGTCCTGGAGATGGACATGGTCTATCACGGTTATTTGCGAACTCCTTATGCTTTCGTATGCCTTATTCGGTTCACGAATCAGACCAAAAGATATAATAAATTAA